One window of the Peromyscus maniculatus bairdii isolate BWxNUB_F1_BW_parent chromosome 18, HU_Pman_BW_mat_3.1, whole genome shotgun sequence genome contains the following:
- the Socs2 gene encoding suppressor of cytokine signaling 2, with protein sequence MTLRCLEPSGNGADRTRSQWGTAGSAEEPSPEAARLAKALRELSQTGWYWGSMTVNEAKEKLKEAPEGTFLIRDSSHSDYLLTISVKTSAGPTNLRIEYQDGKFRLDSIICVKSKLKQFDSVVHLIDYYVQMCKDKRTGPEAPRNGTVHLYLTKPLYTSAPSLQHFCRLTINKCTGAIWGLPLPTRLKDYLEEYKFQV encoded by the exons ATGACCCTGCGGTGCCTGGAGCCCTCCGGGAATGGCGCGGACAGGACGCGGAGCCAGTGGGGGACCGCGGGGTCGGCGGAGGAGCCGTCCCCAGAGGCGGCGCGACTGGCCAAGGCCCTGCGCGAGCTCAGTCAAACAG GCTGGTACTGGGGGAGCATGACTGTTAATGAAGCCAAAGAGAAGCTCAAGGAGGCGCCTGAAGGGACGTTCTTGATCAGAGACAGTTCACACTCAGACTACCTACTAACCATATCCGTTAAGACGTCCGCTGGACCGACCAACCTCCGGATTGAGTACCAAGATGGGAAGTTCCGGTTGGATTCTATCATCTGTGTCAAGTCCAAGCTTAAGCAGTTTGACAGTGTGGTTCATCTGATTGACTACTATGTCCAGATGTGCAAGGATAAACGGACCGGCCCGGAGGCCCCTCGGAACGGGACTGTTCACTTGTACCTGACCAAACCTCTGTACACGTCAGCCCCATCTCTACAGCATTTCTGCCGACTCACCATTAACAAATGTACCGGTGCCATCTGGGGACTGCCTTTACCAACAAGACTAAAAGATTACTTGGAAGAATATAAATTCCAGGTATaa